A part of Myxococcus landrumus genomic DNA contains:
- a CDS encoding PaaI family thioesterase, whose translation MDALMELGQQVLSKQPFSTLLGTRLTRFERGEAELELPLRAELHQQHGFAHGGVLSYLADNALTFAGGSAMQVPVVTSEFKINYIRPALGTRLIARARALHAGRRQAVCHCDIVALSDQGETLVAVAQGTIAAMSNREGE comes from the coding sequence ATGGATGCACTCATGGAGTTGGGACAGCAGGTTCTCTCGAAGCAGCCATTCAGCACGTTGCTGGGGACGCGGCTGACGCGCTTCGAGCGAGGAGAAGCAGAGCTTGAGCTGCCGCTCCGCGCGGAGCTGCACCAGCAGCACGGCTTCGCGCACGGAGGCGTCCTCAGCTACCTGGCCGACAACGCGCTGACGTTCGCGGGGGGCTCGGCGATGCAGGTGCCCGTGGTGACGTCGGAGTTCAAGATCAACTACATCCGCCCGGCACTCGGCACACGGCTCATCGCCCGGGCCCGTGCGCTCCACGCGGGACGGAGGCAGGCGGTCTGCCACTGCGACATCGTCGCGCTCTCGGACCAGGGGGAGACGCTGGTCGCGGTGGCACAGGGCACCATCGCCGCCATGTCGAATCGGGAGGGCGAATGA